A window of the Lolium perenne isolate Kyuss_39 chromosome 7, Kyuss_2.0, whole genome shotgun sequence genome harbors these coding sequences:
- the LOC127317588 gene encoding uncharacterized protein isoform X1 encodes MAPPIRRRLLLVLLLPVLAVAALPAAAAAASCRAWLVQSIPTDMPHLRRVPGVLSTADVLQWLSGNATKNLDILAQYWQLIAQPKNPKSGDYGFSESDMARFGADQGLRVYKALENAADRKVKIRIVQHSGFAPEFDQESADLAAGRPNVQNATLLFEDWWGSGVLHAKVWISDKKDLYIGSANNDWKSLTQVKELGIYFASCPQIAKTVEVYFQNLWTLSTLNSTTYTKVALDKQWQTSRKVPCWSHFLQPKDRCRSPLPLSVDVPYVDGYPSLANPKLLDVLIETPGLKSFNKEHYFSYLSFAPPELSFDKFQADEQGWVDTIKSVNSEGMVRINTMDWLGQSQYAPQTVFWPSLSSAISEVIISKNATVRILVAYWTHFIPNTENYLKSLLYSNILCVSSKYNHCGGKVEIRYYVVPGYNSTGPALSQGDATGNHYPDFTRVNHGKYAVSDTRANIGTSNLIWDYFYTTAGVSFGTYDPSIVSQLQDVFDADWDSPYTVPVKPLQASV; translated from the exons ATGGCACCTCCAATTCGCCGCCGCCTCCTACTCGTCCTCCTGCTCCCCGTCCTCGCCGTCGCCGCGCTGCCAGCGGCGGCCGCAGCGGCCTCGTGCAGGGCGTGGCTGGTGCAGTCCATCCCCACCGACATGCCCCACCTCCGCCGCGTCCCGGGGGTCCTCTCCACAG CGGACGTGCTCCAGTGGCTGTCAGGGAACGCGACAAAGAACCTGGACATCCTTGCACAGTACTGGCAGTTAATAGCGCAGCCAAAGAACCCAAAATCAGGGGACTACGGGTTCTCCGAGAGTGACATGGCAAGATTTGGGGCTGATCAGGGGCTCCGGGTTTACAAGGCACTGGAGAATGCTGCAGATCGTAAGGTCAAAATCAG GATTGTGCAGCACTCTGGATTTGCTCCTGAATTCGACCAAGAGAGCGCTGATCTTGCTGCAGGAAGACCAAATGTTCAGAATGCAACCTTGCTTTTTGAGGATTGGTGGGGATCCGGCGTTCTGCATGCAAAAGTCTGGATATCCGACAAAAAGGATTTGTATATTGGATCTGCAAACAATGATTGGAAGTCCCTTACCCAG GTGAAGGAGCTTGGGATTTATTTTGCTAGTTGTCCACAGATAGCAAAAACTGTTGAAGTATATTTTCAAAATCTTTGGACACTTTCAACGCTGAATTCAACTACTTACACTAAAGTTGCCTTGGATAAGCAGTGGCAGACTTCTAGAAAAGTGCCATGCTGGTCGCATTTCCTACAACCAAAAGATAGATGCAG GTCACCACTGCCCCTTTCTGTCGATGTCCCATATGTGGATGGCTATCCATCACTTGCCAATCCTAAACTGCTTGATGTTTTAATCGAAACCCCTGGGCTCAAGAGTTTCAATAAAGAACACTACTTCAGCTATCTTTCGTTTGCTCCACCTGAG CTGTCATTTGACAAGTTCCAGGCAGATGAGCAAGGTTGGGTCGACACCATCAAATCTGTCAATTCTGAGGGAATGGTGCGGATAAATACTATGGATTGGCTTGGACAGTCGCAGTATGCTCCTCAAACTGTGTTCTGGCCATCGTTGTCATCAGCGATATCTGAG GTAATAATCTCCAAGAATGCAACTGTGAGGATCCTTGTCGCCTACTGGACACACTTCATCCCGAACACCGAAAACTACCTGAAGAGCCTCCTATACTCAAACATCCTCTGCGTGTCTTCCAAGTACAACCACTGCGGTGGCAAGGTTGAGATCAGGTACTACGTGGTTCCAGGGTACAACTCTACCGGACCTGCCTTGTCCCAGGGCGACGCGACGGGGAACCATTACCCCGACTTCACCCGGGTGAACCACGGCAAGTACGCCGTGAGTGACACGAGGGCCAACATTGGCACCAGCAACCTTATCTGGGACTACTTCTACACCACGGCTGGGGTGAGCTTCGGGACGTATGACCCCTCCATCGTCTCGCAGCTGCAGGATGTGTTCGATGCGGACTGGGATTCCCCGTATACTGTACCGGTTAAACCTCTGCAGGCATCGGTGTAG
- the LOC127317583 gene encoding uncharacterized protein: protein MASMAGAPRVRSLNIAAPEADARPVLVPGGNKAPAAARKPSSKPLRKAAAEKPPVVAAAAKEEEDAVEGLKKDAPAANLGGDGGARKGSPTLTAAAAGASKGSPPLTAAAVGASKGSSPLPSPRRNPPRKLHDVPALNASLSASCSSDASVESLRRGRASGGRTERSWSRPAAPKRGKAAAKEADDAEVIAPVTTEAVQGKRRCAWVTPTSDPYYVTFHDEEWGVPVHDDRRLFELLVLSGALAELSWSEILKRRQNFREIFMDFDPVAVSKVNEKKLVAPGSIANYLLSEQKLRAVLENARQIVKIADEFGSFSQYCWGFLNHKPIISKFRYPRQVPVKSPKADTISKDMVRRGFRGVGPTVVYSFMQAAGLTNDHLVSCFRFKECDTPPTLCISGTDRANTELDQNKDELRKKSRGEEMTSKEDLSRAIDTLTIS, encoded by the exons ATGGCTTCCATGGCCGGGGCGCCGAGGGTGCGGTCGCTCAACATCGCGGCGCCGGAGGCGGACGCCAGGCCGGTGCTGGTGCCGGGAGGCAACAAGGCCCCGGCGGCCGCCCGGAAACCTTCCTCCAAGCCGCTGCGAAAGGCGGCGGCGGAGAAGCCTCCGGTCGTCGCCGCCGcggcgaaggaggaggaggatgcaGTCGAGGGCTTGAAGAAGGACGCCCCCGCCGCCAACCTTGGCGGTGACGGCGGCGCGAGGAAGGGGTCGCCCACCTTGACCGCTGCCGCGGCTGGCGCGAGCAAGGGGTCGCCCCCCTTGACCGCCGCCGCGGTTGGCGCGAGCAAGGGGTCGTCCCCATTGCCGTCGCCGAGGCGGAACCCGCCGCGGAAGCTGCACGACGTGCCGGCCCTCAATGCGTCGCTCAGCGCGTCCTGCTCCTCGGACGCCTCCGTGGAGTCGCTCCGCCGTGGCCGGGCTTCCGGCGGAAGGACGGAGAGGAGCTGGTCCCGGCCGGCCGCGCCGAAGCGGGGGAAGGCTGCGGCGAAGGAAGCTGACGATGCCGAGGTTATCGCTCCGGTGACGACGGAGGCCGTCCAAGGGAAGAGGAGGTGCGCCTGGGTGACTCCGACCTCCG ATCCTTACTATGTCACTTTCCATGATGAGGAGTGGGGAGTTCCAGTTCATGATGACAG GAGATTGTTTGAGCTGCTTGTACTATCCGGTGCACTGGCCGAACTTTCATGGTCGGAAATTCTCAAGAGGAGACAAAATTTCAG GGAAATTTTCATGGATTTTGACCCTGTTGCCGTTTCTAAAGTAAACGAGAAGAAGCTGGTAGCGCCAGGAAGCATTGCCAACTATCTTCTGTCAGAGCAAAAATTGCGAGCAGTCCTCGAAAATGCTCGCCAGATAGTTAAG ATTGCAGATGAATTTGGATCCTTCAGTCAGTACTGCTGGGGTTTTCTGAACCACAAACCTATTATAAGCAAATTCCGCTACCCAAGGCAGGTCCCTGTTAAGAGCCCCAAGGCAGATACAATCAGCAAAGACATGGTCCGAAGGGGGTTCCGAGGTGTGGGCCCGACGGTCGTATATTCCTTCATGCAGGCAGCAGGGCTAACCAATGATCACCTTGTCAGTTGTTTCCGTTTCAAAGAATGCGACACACCGCCAACTCTTTGCATCAGTGGAACTGACAGGGCAAACACAGAATTGGATCAAAACAAAGATGAGCTGAGGAAAAAAAGTCGCGGCGAGGAGATGACATCTAAGGAAGATCTGTCAAGGGCAATTGACACACTTACCATTTCGTAA
- the LOC127317588 gene encoding uncharacterized protein isoform X2 yields the protein MYKNPCQDDFFNPPPIFLDIITSTLPAPQLSPRRRRPAARGAMAPPIRRRLLLVLLLPVLAVAALPAAAAAASCRAWLVQSIPTDMPHLRRVPGVLSTADVLQWLSGNATKNLDILAQYWQLIAQPKNPKSGDYGFSESDMARFGADQGLRVYKALENAADRKVKIRIVQHSGFAPEFDQESADLAAGRPNVQNATLLFEDWWGSGVLHAKVWISDKKDLYIGSANNDWKSLTQPKIEETASGSHARAAPGRSHLQPKKPPDRAFLAVAAAGAGDRGGALAGEDGEGWAALSWLLLFARGGGARGERRGWCSGRCGGSLQRWRGDLRRRCAAARAADGGGLGPWADGLRLMPSGQGRLCLLWSSSPPQHHSSSCGLGGQGRLRYRFGVKGGRDGRCVGARPE from the exons ATGTATAAAAATCCTTGCCAGGATGACTTCTTCAACCCTCCTCCGatattccttgacataatcacatCCACTCTGCCGGCGCCACAGCTCAGTCCACGCCGCCGCCGGCCTGCCGCACGAGGAGCCATGGCACCTCCAATTCGCCGCCGCCTCCTACTCGTCCTCCTGCTCCCCGTCCTCGCCGTCGCCGCGCTGCCAGCGGCGGCCGCAGCGGCCTCGTGCAGGGCGTGGCTGGTGCAGTCCATCCCCACCGACATGCCCCACCTCCGCCGCGTCCCGGGGGTCCTCTCCACAG CGGACGTGCTCCAGTGGCTGTCAGGGAACGCGACAAAGAACCTGGACATCCTTGCACAGTACTGGCAGTTAATAGCGCAGCCAAAGAACCCAAAATCAGGGGACTACGGGTTCTCCGAGAGTGACATGGCAAGATTTGGGGCTGATCAGGGGCTCCGGGTTTACAAGGCACTGGAGAATGCTGCAGATCGTAAGGTCAAAATCAG GATTGTGCAGCACTCTGGATTTGCTCCTGAATTCGACCAAGAGAGCGCTGATCTTGCTGCAGGAAGACCAAATGTTCAGAATGCAACCTTGCTTTTTGAGGATTGGTGGGGATCCGGCGTTCTGCATGCAAAAGTCTGGATATCCGACAAAAAGGATTTGTATATTGGATCTGCAAACAATGATTGGAAGTCCCTTACCCAG CCAAAGATAGAGGAAACTGCCTCCGGGTCGCACGCGCGGGCGGCTCCGGGGCGATCGCATCTCCAGCCAAAGAAGCCTCCAGATCGGGCCTTCCTGGCCGTCgcggccgccggcgccggcgaccgtGGCGGCGCCCTGGCCGGCGAAGACGGCGAGGGGTGGGCGGCGCTCTCCTGGCTTCTTCTCTTCGCGCGGGGAGGCGGAGCAAGGGGAGAGCGCAGGGGTTGGTGCTCGGGCCGGTGTGGGGGCAGTTTGCAGCGATGGAGGGGCGATCTTAGGCGGCGGTGCGCGGCGGCGCGAGCGGCGGATGGAGGAGGTCTAGGCCCTTGGGCCGATGGACTCCGGCTGATGCCCTCTGGCCAAGGCCGACTCTGCCTGCTCTGGTCGTCTTCTCCGCCGCAGCACCACTCGTCCTCGTGCGGGCTTGGCGGCCAGGGTCGCCTTCGCTACCGTTTCGGTGTGAAGGGCGGCCGGGATGGCCGTTGCGTGGGGGCtcggcctgaataa